A genomic stretch from Hemibagrus wyckioides isolate EC202008001 linkage group LG02, SWU_Hwy_1.0, whole genome shotgun sequence includes:
- the LOC131366105 gene encoding E3 ubiquitin-protein ligase TRIM69-like: protein MIHCLQFLVEPAKNFTVKFKESRKKAKDEKKEPLDESQEFIVNLAKDLSRVCQMSEVLEHITSCEDVWPTLSCRAFILEWASLLESKKRPLQTDGWPEKSDWKELALSSEQDIESAKKLIMTWIKDLRAQPEQSVWPGEQVVTVLEDLEKQWRRGRVPTLQTAVELIFWTLLTKELDKETIPQQWLIWKQKSQKIGATPYIPQTVWDWICDAAVEVNLDLDTANPDLLISADKKRMRCGFDRQDIPNYHQRFDGWWCTVGTEGFGMGRRYWEVNVGEMDWRLGVAKESALRKGFKSLNTNTGYLTLRLERGVELKALTVPFTALPESLIPRRVGVYLDYEHGQLSFYDAERHSHIYTYNERFDEKLFPLFGTVEIVSDLVIRSPGDRGNCLCLWG from the exons ATGATACACTGTCTCCAGTTCCTCGTCGAGCCGGCCAAGAACTTCACGGTCAAGTTTAAG GAGTCTCGCAAGAAGGCAAAAGATGAGAAGAAAGAGCCTCTGGATGAAAGCCAAGAATTTATCGTGAACCTGGCCAAGGACCTGAGCAGAGTCTGCCAG ATGTCTGAGGTGCTGGAGCACATCACCAGCTGTGAGGATGTTTGGCCTACTTTGTCCTGTAGGGCTTTTATTCTGGAGTGGGCATCTCTGCTAGAGAGCAAG AAAAGGCCACTGCAGACTGATGGCTGGCCCGAGAAGAGTGACTGGAAGGAGCTGGCTTTGAGCAGCGAGCAGGATATAGAGAGTGCCAAAAAGCTCATAATGACTTGGATCAAGGATCTGAGGGCCCAGCCGGAG CAGAGCGTGTGGCCCGGTGAGCAGGTGGTGACTGTGCTGGAGGATCTGGAGAAGCAGTGGCGGCGAGGCCGTGTTCCAACTCTGCAGACTGCGGTGGAGCTGATCTTCTGGACTCTACTGACAAAGGAACTGGACAAG GAGACTATTCCACAGCAGTGGCTCATCTGGAAGCAGAAGAGTCAGAAAATCG GTGCTACTCCTTACATTCCTCAGACTG TTTGGGATTGGATCTGCGATGCTGCAG TGGAGGTGaacctggacctggacacaGCGAACCCGGATCTTCTGATTTCAGCTGACAAGAAGCGCATGCGCTGTGGCTTCGATCGCCAAGATATTCCTAATTACCACCAGCGCTTCGATGGCTGGTGGTGCACCGTGGGCACCGAGGGCTTCGGCATGGGCCGCCGCTACTGGGAAGTCAACGTGGGAGAGATGGACTGGAGGCTGGGTGTAGCTAAAGAGTCCGCTCTGCGCAAGGGCTTCAAGTCGCTCAACACCAACACGGGTTACCTGACCCTGAGGCTGGAGCGAGGCGTCGAGCTGAAGGCACTCACTGTGCCCTTCACAGCGCTCCCAGAGTCTCTCATCCCACGCAGGGTTGGAGTCTACCTGGATTACGAGCACGGCCAGCTGTCCTTCTATGACGCCGAACGCCACTCACACATCTACACGTACAACGAGCGCTTCGACGAGAAGCTCTTTCCGCTCTTCGGCACGGTAGAGATTGTCAGTGACCTGGTGATCAGATCCCCTGGGGACAGGGGTAACTGCCTGTGCCTGTGGGGCTGA
- the si:ch73-364h19.1 gene encoding uncharacterized protein si:ch73-364h19.1, with product MFTSFSLNVSSTSPTTSPTLSSADQLSAIMIALSCLAVFVVIVLLGSLIYRKDPFCCKSRAYHDSHADLEPSSQHYSSRQTLVSSPCTDLPQTFESLNNINPESGQLFYVGLSSTYCLPPMDSSLPHLPSYESVRKKDRQRQIHMMIADRFGLNGPAPAVTEAPPTYEESVRQSLQSLQNSDPSPTPMPMPIPIPIPIPNSNFNTNPNAISPMRPQDVLSQPVNPLPQYEEQTHNTTSPECNNDPQPEESD from the exons ATGTTCACCTCATTTTCTCTAAACGTCTCTTCTACTTCCCCGACTACTTCCCCGACTCTTTCCTCTGCGGATCAGCTCTCAGCCATAATGATTGCAT TATCTTGTCTTGCGGTTTTTGTAGTGATTGTTCTGCTGGGCTCTCTCATCTATCGTAAGGACCCTTTCTGCTGTAAATCCCGGGCTTATCATGACTCACATGCTGACTTG GAACCTTCCTCTCAACACTACAGCAGCAGGCAGACTTTGGTGAGCTCACCTTGCACTGATTTACCCCAAACCTTTGAAAGCCTCAATAACATCAACCCGGAG TCAGGGCAGCTGTTCTACGTGGGCTTGTCCAGCACATACTGCCTCCCACCTATGGACTCGTCCCTGCCTCATCTGCCCTCCTACGAGAGCGTGCGTAAGAAGGATAGACAGCGGCAGATTCACATGATGATTGCAGACCGCTTTGGTCTGAATGGACCTGCTCCAGCAGTGACAGAG GCTCCACCCACGTATGAGGAAAGCGTTCGGCAATCTCTTCAGTCACTTCAGAACTCAGACCCTAGCCCTACCCCTATGCCTATGCCTATtcctatccctatccctatccccAATTCTAACTTTAACACCAACCCTAACGCTATATCACCAATGAGGCCACAAGACGTTCTCTCTCAGCCTGTGAATCCCTTGCCTCAATATGAGGAACAAACTCACAATACTACCTCACCAGAATGTAATAATGACCCTCAACCTGAGGAATCAGATTAA